The Thermococcus peptonophilus genomic sequence AACGTAACTCAGAGCAGGTTGGCCGCCCTGACTTCGGATTATAATGAATGTCTAGTTAATCTCTCAGCTTGCAACGCGACCAGTTTAAAACTTGAGGAATGCCAGAAAGGGCTTGAAAGTGCTCAAGCGGAGCTGGGTGAGTGTAGGGCAACCTCTGACCAGCTTTCCTCCGAGCTGGAAAAGTGCCGGTTGAAGCTCAATGAAGCCTATGATGTTCTCAACAGGACTTACACCGACGGAAGTGTCGAACTTCTTATAGAGCGCGATTACTATGAGGAGGCGATTGAGGCAATTGATGGCGCAACGCAGGAAATATACGTAATGATGTTCTCCATGCTCTACGATCCAGACGACTGGTCGGACGAGGCCAACGATTTAATAAACGCACTGATCCGCGCCAGACGCCGCGGCGTTGAGGTCCACGTTCTTCTGGAGAACAGCCTAGATACCAACAGGGAAGCATATGACTACCTTAAGTCCAACGGGATTGACGTTTCATACGACTCTCCATCAAAGACTCTTCACGCCAAGATCGTTGTCATAGACGGCAGAATAGTCTTCCTGGGAAGTCACAACTGGAGCGAGTCTGCCCTTCACTGGAACCACGAGGTTAGCGTCAAGATAATCTCCAAACAGCTCGCGGGTGAGGTGATCAACTACTTCTGGAGTGTTAGGGGTTCCTGATCTTATTTTTTCCAAAAGACAACATTCATCCATCATAAAGGCGAGAATTTTAAAAGGTAAAATATAAAAACCGTAAGATGCCCTTATTCTTTGTCGGTTATGTCTGTGCTAGTTGCACAGAGGCCTGTTCTTGGATCGCAGAACCCGGGTGATTTTCCATTCGTCACTGTAACCAGGAACATCGGCACCTTCACTTTGTTGTAGTCTTCAGCAACATCTAAGTTTTGATAATAATTCAACGCATAACAACTTTCCTTGGGTGTCCCCCAGAGTGTATAGGACAGTTCTGATTCTTGGTTTGTTGTTTTGTGGAATCCGATGGTTAGTGAGATGCTGTTTAGAACTTTACTAATGCTTGGATATTTTGCTAGAACCCCTGCCTTTTCTAAAGCCTTCACGGCTCCAGGCCCAATGGGCACTGAAAAGCTCGACTCACTCGAAAATTCATACGTGTTTTTAAGCCATTTGTTAATTATGAGCTGGTTTCTGCCTATGTAG encodes the following:
- a CDS encoding phospholipase D-like domain-containing protein, producing the protein MRRVISVLMVLILVAAGCLGSPSHETHSNSFNYSPASASKTPVATVSEEKCVCNVSSDLSKELSDLKTKVELLNASLEECRSSATLLEYSLNVTQSRLAALTSDYNECLVNLSACNATSLKLEECQKGLESAQAELGECRATSDQLSSELEKCRLKLNEAYDVLNRTYTDGSVELLIERDYYEEAIEAIDGATQEIYVMMFSMLYDPDDWSDEANDLINALIRARRRGVEVHVLLENSLDTNREAYDYLKSNGIDVSYDSPSKTLHAKIVVIDGRIVFLGSHNWSESALHWNHEVSVKIISKQLAGEVINYFWSVRGS